A portion of the Natronogracilivirga saccharolytica genome contains these proteins:
- a CDS encoding T9SS type A sorting domain-containing protein, which produces MPSKALLTRPAGAFTFAVLTILFAGYSIPAAQPGEQSPESPPGTPVITHPGSLETLFHTDALFQTDGRSGQLESSHGMLDMHAQGHARDEDKIIHLTDYLYREPSIKEAYEEYLRLRDQAPHELQVMQDEVVYEVGDTREFFVYNLEESEPGAAVFDEILFELRAIGEKSEIWVEQDEYQPGKIDDGVVDSMMIALEERTPPRSVNPEQGIILNNIDIFAEGNPGLVPDPAGTGKVKVLISDIQDGWDPDTGGGYTAGFFNPGDLAPRTSNSNSNEAAILYINSYPGIYTDDMPTDPSRPLSTVAHEFQHLIQAGRGNLITFMDEGQSEIAEIFNGFGSRSMVFLNDPDEVSGNVESQEQDGFLRWRTGEPEVLEDYQRAQLFHGYLYERIGLEAVGGITQSASGSPWVQYQRAIDKAEEDLEFRQVLTDFYIANWLNDVEIGNGLYGYTLPQFSGVRVSTPGRRFDSGDRPWVTNQPVRLRYGGAKYTNWRDVEDLTITLNSPSEIRHYVVAQDEHGDREVMVVDGDEISLSGMYVSVVLVSVNPVVQSASNYGSREFSYDAEWTPGEVRVVDINYAVNPLAGYVPMPMQFDEQTTFRAISVRVDPEYDGELRGVDVDLWHTDDAIEGSGVLRVALTESEQISGSGTGAVFAPSDAIAYVDLDFDELTTSTNEVDFSDFEIEMEAGRNYHFVFEVMDESDDASLLFAFDQGSNDESDANYYPVRTLLAGFDADGGVGWSRLMGDDDIDNDNDHKNLVMNTRILSRVPVDEDTPGMVETDKFELLRNYPNPFFESTEIDINIPDTVEDRIRVRVELYDVTGRRVGTIFNEELQAGVSTISFQNQNLASGVYIARMHAGDHVDTHKMTILRGPN; this is translated from the coding sequence ATGCCTTCAAAAGCTTTACTGACACGACCGGCAGGAGCATTCACCTTTGCTGTTCTTACAATCTTATTTGCCGGCTATTCCATACCGGCGGCTCAACCCGGAGAGCAGAGTCCCGAAAGTCCGCCCGGCACACCCGTTATAACACATCCGGGTTCACTTGAAACCCTTTTTCACACGGACGCCCTGTTTCAGACCGACGGCCGGTCCGGCCAGCTGGAGTCTTCCCACGGCATGCTGGATATGCATGCACAGGGTCATGCGCGTGATGAAGATAAGATTATTCACCTGACAGATTATCTATACAGGGAGCCGTCCATTAAGGAGGCGTATGAGGAATACCTGAGGCTCAGAGACCAGGCGCCGCATGAGCTTCAGGTGATGCAGGACGAAGTCGTTTATGAAGTGGGTGACACCCGTGAGTTTTTTGTCTACAATCTTGAGGAAAGCGAACCCGGCGCAGCCGTTTTTGACGAGATACTTTTCGAGCTTCGTGCCATCGGTGAGAAATCTGAGATTTGGGTTGAGCAGGATGAGTATCAGCCGGGGAAAATCGACGATGGTGTGGTGGATTCGATGATGATCGCTCTCGAAGAGCGTACGCCGCCACGGTCTGTCAATCCGGAGCAGGGAATCATTCTGAACAATATTGATATTTTTGCAGAGGGAAATCCCGGCCTTGTCCCCGATCCTGCGGGTACCGGCAAGGTTAAAGTTCTGATTTCAGATATACAGGACGGTTGGGATCCGGATACGGGCGGAGGTTACACAGCCGGCTTCTTCAACCCCGGCGACCTGGCCCCCAGAACATCAAACAGTAACAGCAACGAAGCGGCTATCCTGTATATAAACTCCTATCCCGGAATTTATACCGATGACATGCCCACGGATCCTTCACGGCCTCTCAGCACGGTTGCTCATGAGTTTCAGCACCTTATCCAGGCCGGACGCGGAAATCTGATAACGTTTATGGATGAAGGTCAGTCCGAAATAGCTGAAATCTTCAACGGGTTCGGTTCCCGTTCCATGGTATTCCTGAATGATCCGGATGAAGTCAGCGGAAATGTCGAGAGCCAGGAACAGGATGGTTTTCTGCGGTGGCGGACCGGAGAACCCGAGGTGCTTGAGGATTATCAGCGGGCGCAGCTTTTTCATGGCTATCTCTACGAAAGAATCGGCCTGGAGGCCGTTGGCGGCATAACACAGAGTGCCTCCGGGTCACCGTGGGTGCAGTATCAGCGCGCAATTGACAAAGCTGAGGAAGACCTGGAATTCCGGCAGGTGCTGACGGATTTCTACATTGCCAACTGGCTCAATGATGTTGAAATCGGGAACGGACTGTATGGATACACGCTTCCCCAGTTCTCTGGTGTCAGAGTTTCCACGCCCGGACGAAGATTTGACAGCGGCGATCGCCCGTGGGTAACCAACCAACCGGTCAGGCTGCGGTATGGTGGGGCAAAATATACCAACTGGCGCGATGTGGAGGATCTCACCATCACTCTCAATTCACCTTCGGAAATACGCCATTATGTGGTTGCGCAGGATGAGCACGGTGACAGGGAAGTTATGGTTGTTGATGGAGATGAAATTTCTCTGAGCGGGATGTACGTATCGGTTGTATTGGTGTCTGTGAACCCTGTAGTCCAGTCCGCTTCCAACTACGGAAGCCGTGAGTTCAGCTACGATGCGGAATGGACACCCGGAGAAGTCAGGGTTGTGGATATTAATTATGCGGTCAATCCGCTGGCAGGTTATGTACCCATGCCAATGCAATTTGATGAACAGACTACGTTCCGGGCCATTTCGGTACGCGTGGATCCTGAATACGACGGCGAACTGCGCGGAGTCGATGTTGACCTCTGGCACACTGATGATGCCATAGAGGGAAGCGGTGTGCTTCGTGTTGCCCTTACTGAATCGGAACAGATCAGTGGCAGTGGAACGGGTGCCGTATTTGCACCGTCTGATGCCATCGCCTATGTGGATCTTGATTTCGATGAGCTGACGACATCAACCAACGAAGTTGATTTTTCCGATTTTGAGATCGAAATGGAGGCCGGACGCAATTACCATTTTGTGTTTGAAGTGATGGATGAATCCGATGACGCCAGCCTGCTGTTTGCATTCGATCAGGGATCAAATGATGAGTCGGATGCCAATTACTATCCGGTTCGTACACTGCTTGCCGGGTTTGATGCCGATGGTGGTGTAGGATGGTCCAGACTGATGGGAGATGACGATATCGATAATGATAACGACCATAAAAATCTGGTGATGAACACACGTATTCTTAGCAGAGTGCCTGTTGATGAAGATACGCCCGGAATGGTCGAAACGGACAAATTTGAATTGCTGAGAAATTATCCCAATCCGTTTTTTGAAAGCACGGAAATTGATATCAATATTCCTGACACAGTGGAAGACAGAATCCGGGTCCGGGTGGAGCTGTACGATGTAACCGGCAGAAGGGTAGGAACCATTTTTAATGAGGAGCTGCAGGCCGGTGTTTCTACTATCTCATTTCAGAATCAGAACCTCGCCAGCGGCGTCTATATTGCCAGAATGCATGCAGGTGACCATGTTGATACCCACAAAATGACGATTCTGCGCGGTCCGAACTAA
- a CDS encoding CotH kinase family protein, which yields MIPVVINEVQASNNETIADEDGDYEDWVELYNPGSDTVWLGGFGLSDDYDNLYRWVFPEGSHIGPDEFLLVWASGKDRRDPEAPLHAGFSIQSEGEEVILSYFTNLPGRNTPVIDELEPTPIPSDYSFGRYPDGTENWFLFPEPTPGAPNTTSPYEGITSGPAFSRDPGFYTDAFHLSIETEDPHARIHYTLDGSEPTTDSPVYGDSILIESREGEPNRLSTIPTSPGPPEAPAHWQPPDGPVFKGNVVRAIAVRDGYRQSDPVSGTWFVDPAGADRYSFPVLSIVTDSVHLFSDETGLFVPGDKYDPDNPVGSGNYNERGREWERPAHLTFIDGTPDNDSGTYGFSQNIGIRIHGGATRRYPQKSIRIYSRSDYDWNPDITWPLFPGNTKTGSDQPPDKYKRLILRSSGDDWFHTMFKDAMVQSLYSDRNVDQQAYRPAVVFINGEYWGIHNIRERYDGWYVETNYGIHRDDVVILTGNAEVNRGNPDDRDHYLEMRDYARDQDLSDPDHFDHVAGMMDVENYLKYLMMKVYAANADWPHNNIRFWRKRTDEFRPDASYGADGRWRWMIFDLDATFGFPYGGENAWWAEYDHNMLEWITGTGNPRAPSEWVNDLFEGLIENEEFRRRFVNLMATDLNTRFASSHVSERIDAFRKSYRPEIEEHIRRHQRSAGGSPDGWNEHIDVMLEFAEKRPGYMRSHILDHFDLGGTADLNIAVQGGLDGETAGHVRLDSTDIRSGTQGVPDDISQWTGMYFNDIPVDITAVPAEGYIFIEWRDQNGRPLDREDIRFENGSSHTGAGLRWYPEDDMEIVAVFGPAKTDADREDSESLPKTFRLRQNYPNPFNDQTNIPFELPERSGVVLDVFTADGRKVKRTDKGVLEPGTHTLHFNTAGMASGVYLYRMKFRPETRSETIQKSRKMTIIR from the coding sequence ATGAATTTCTGCTGGTCTGGGCATCCGGCAAGGATCGGCGTGATCCCGAAGCGCCGCTTCATGCCGGATTCAGCATACAATCTGAAGGCGAAGAGGTTATACTGAGCTATTTCACGAATCTTCCCGGCCGCAACACTCCCGTCATCGACGAACTGGAGCCGACCCCGATCCCGTCTGACTATTCTTTCGGCCGTTACCCGGACGGAACCGAAAACTGGTTTCTATTCCCTGAGCCAACTCCGGGGGCACCAAACACGACATCACCGTATGAGGGAATCACATCCGGTCCCGCTTTTTCCCGGGATCCGGGATTTTATACAGACGCGTTTCATTTGTCGATAGAAACCGAGGATCCGCATGCGCGCATTCATTACACACTCGACGGATCGGAACCGACAACAGACTCGCCGGTATACGGCGACTCCATCCTCATTGAATCACGGGAAGGGGAGCCAAACCGTTTGTCAACCATACCAACAAGTCCGGGGCCGCCGGAAGCTCCGGCACACTGGCAGCCACCTGACGGACCGGTCTTCAAAGGGAATGTTGTCCGGGCCATTGCCGTGCGGGACGGGTACCGCCAAAGCGATCCGGTTTCAGGGACATGGTTTGTGGATCCCGCTGGTGCTGACCGCTACAGCTTCCCGGTTCTGTCCATCGTGACCGACTCGGTCCATCTTTTCAGTGACGAAACGGGATTGTTTGTACCCGGTGACAAATACGATCCGGATAACCCGGTTGGCAGCGGCAATTATAACGAACGGGGCCGGGAATGGGAACGGCCGGCACATCTAACGTTTATTGACGGCACGCCGGACAATGATTCCGGCACGTACGGATTTTCACAAAATATCGGTATCCGAATTCACGGCGGCGCAACACGGCGATACCCGCAGAAATCCATACGAATCTATTCCCGCAGCGATTATGACTGGAATCCCGATATTACCTGGCCTCTGTTTCCCGGCAACACGAAAACCGGCTCCGATCAGCCTCCGGACAAATACAAGCGGCTGATATTGCGCTCATCCGGTGACGACTGGTTCCACACGATGTTCAAGGATGCCATGGTTCAGTCGCTGTACAGTGACCGGAATGTCGATCAGCAGGCTTACCGACCCGCGGTGGTCTTCATCAACGGCGAATACTGGGGCATTCACAACATCCGTGAGCGGTACGACGGCTGGTATGTGGAGACCAATTACGGCATTCACCGTGATGATGTGGTGATTCTGACCGGAAATGCCGAGGTGAACCGGGGCAATCCGGATGACCGGGATCACTATCTGGAAATGAGGGACTATGCCCGTGACCAGGACCTGTCCGATCCGGATCATTTTGATCATGTAGCCGGCATGATGGATGTCGAAAACTATCTGAAGTATCTGATGATGAAGGTATATGCAGCCAATGCGGACTGGCCGCACAACAATATCCGTTTCTGGCGAAAGCGTACTGATGAATTTCGTCCGGATGCGTCTTACGGTGCGGACGGCAGGTGGCGCTGGATGATTTTTGACCTCGATGCCACTTTCGGATTTCCATATGGCGGTGAAAATGCATGGTGGGCTGAATATGATCACAATATGCTTGAATGGATCACGGGAACGGGGAATCCGAGGGCCCCTTCTGAGTGGGTTAATGATCTGTTTGAAGGATTGATTGAAAACGAGGAATTCCGCCGGCGCTTTGTCAATCTGATGGCTACGGACCTGAATACCCGGTTTGCATCATCGCATGTTTCAGAACGGATTGACGCATTCCGTAAATCCTACCGGCCGGAAATCGAAGAACACATACGGCGTCATCAGCGAAGCGCCGGAGGAAGCCCGGATGGATGGAATGAGCACATTGACGTCATGCTTGAATTTGCAGAAAAACGCCCCGGCTATATGCGGTCTCACATTCTGGATCACTTTGATCTGGGCGGAACAGCGGACCTGAATATCGCTGTTCAGGGTGGGCTCGACGGTGAAACAGCCGGACATGTACGTTTGGACAGCACGGATATTCGTTCCGGGACGCAGGGTGTTCCGGACGATATTTCGCAGTGGACAGGAATGTACTTCAACGATATTCCGGTGGATATAACCGCTGTTCCTGCAGAGGGTTACATTTTCATAGAGTGGCGTGACCAAAACGGCCGGCCGCTGGACAGAGAAGATATCAGATTTGAGAATGGTTCTTCTCACACAGGTGCCGGGCTTCGCTGGTATCCCGAAGATGACATGGAGATTGTTGCTGTGTTCGGTCCGGCAAAGACGGATGCAGACAGGGAGGACAGTGAAAGTCTGCCAAAAACATTCCGTTTACGTCAAAATTATCCGAACCCGTTTAACGATCAGACCAATATTCCATTTGAACTTCCGGAACGTTCCGGTGTGGTTCTTGATGTTTTTACAGCTGACGGAAGGAAGGTAAAGCGGACAGATAAAGGCGTACTTGAACCTGGAACGCATACTTTGCATTTTAACACAGCGGGAATGGCAAGCGGTGTTTATCTCTACAGGATGAAATTCCGGCCGGAAACAAGGTCTGAGACTATACAAAAGTCCCGGAAAATGACGATAATACGTTGA